One Myxocyprinus asiaticus isolate MX2 ecotype Aquarium Trade chromosome 20, UBuf_Myxa_2, whole genome shotgun sequence genomic region harbors:
- the LOC127410804 gene encoding gap junction beta-4 protein-like — protein sequence MNWAFLQDLLSGVNKYSTAFGRVWLSVLFVFRVMVFVVAAEKVWGDEQNDFICNTDQPGCHNVCYDDYFPVSHIRLWALQLILITCPSFLVVLHVGYREERERKHRMKYGEGCQRLYANTGKKRGGLWWTYVLSLVFKMGVDGTFVYLLYHIYKGYDFPTTVKCSEDPCPNVVDCFISRPTEKRIFTIFNVVMSLVCILLSLCEFLYLVGKRCFECGHRLKGLHQISKARSISNMMSSNAFLESNTMKLGSKEQPPPECSEVI from the coding sequence ATGAATTGGGCTTTCCTTCAGGATCTCCTGAGTGGGGTCAACAAATACTCCACTGCATTTGGTCGTGTCTGGTTGTCTGTACTCTTCGTCTTCAGGGTCATGGTCTTCGTTGTTGCTGCTGAGAAGGTTTGGGGTGATGAGCAGAATGACTTCATATGTAACACGGATCAGCCTGGCTGCCATAATGTATGCTACGACGACTACTTTCCAGTGTCCCACATACGTCTGTGGGCGCTGCAGCTCATCTTAATCACCTGCCCATCGTTTCTTGTGGTGTTGCATGTGGGATACCGCGAGGAACGTGAGAGAAAGCATCGTATGAAATACGGCGAGGGCTGTCAGCGCTTGTACGCCAACACCGGAAAGAAGCGCGGTGGTCTTTGGTGGACATATGTTCTGTCGCTGGTTTTTAAGATGGGTGTCGATGGGACATTTGTGTACCTGCTCTACCACATCTACAAGGGCTACGACTTCCCGACCACGGTCAAGTGTTCCGAGGATCCTTGCCCCAACGTGGTTGACTGCTTCATCTCTCGACCGACCGAGAAGAGGATCTTCACCATCTTCAATGTGGTGATGAGTCTGGTGTGCATCCTGCTCTCCCTCTGCGAGTTCCTCTACCTGGTGGGAAAACGCTGCTTCGAATGTGGCCACAGGTTGAAGGGCTTACACCAGATAAGCAAGGCAAGGTCTATCTCTAACATGATGAGCTCGAATGCTTTTTTAGAATCAAACACCATGAAACTGGGAAGCAAAGAGCAGCCACCACCAGAATGCAGTGAGGTTATTTAA